A region from the Triticum urartu cultivar G1812 chromosome 1, Tu2.1, whole genome shotgun sequence genome encodes:
- the LOC125536447 gene encoding patatin-like protein 1 — protein MCSQAETTMPCPPPSQGRLITVLSIDGGGIRGLIPSTILAFLESKLQELDGPDARIADYFDVIAGTSTGALVTSMLAAPGENKRPLFAAKDINQFYLDNGPKIFPQRRWGFLTPVANLLGAVMGPKYDGKFLHDKIKNLTNDVTVADTVTNIVVPTFDIKYLQPVIFNTYEAKVNPLKNAHLSDICISTSAAPTYFPAHHFTTHDPLGKLPDREYHLVDGGVAANNPTMVAMSMITQEVMRRNPDFTHGKPAEYSNYLIISIGTGTAKQAEKYTAPDCAKWGVLRWLKDGRFTPLLDIFSHASADMVDIHAAVLFQSLRVEKNYLRIQDDSLTGHTSSVDISTKENMEALIGIGNKLLKMSVARVNIDTGMYEPVDDEGTNEEALARFAKKLSNERKLRQANLNSQ, from the exons ATGTGCAGCCAGGCTGAGACGACGATGCCGTGCCCGCCGCCGTCGCAGGGGCGGCTCATCACCGTGCTGAGCATCGACGGCGGCGGCATCCGCGGCCTCATCCCCTCCACCATCCTCGCCTTTCTCGAGTCCAAGCTCCAG GAGCTGGACGGGCCGGACGCGCGCATCGCGGACTACTTCGACGTGATCGCCGGGACGAGCACGGGCGCGCTGGTCACGTCGATGCTGGCGGCCCCCGGCGAGAACAAGCGGCCTCTCTTCGCCGCCAAGGACATCAACCAGTTCTACCTCGACAACGGCCCCAAGATCTTCCCGCAGAGGAG GTGGGGGTTCCTGACCCCGGTGGCGAACCTGCTCGGCGCGGTGATGGGTCCCAAGTACGACGGCAAGTTCCTGCACGACAAGATCAAGAACCTCACCAACGACGTGACCGTCGCCGACACCGTCACCAACATCGTCGTGCCGACGTTCGACATCAAGTACCTGCAGCCGGTCATCTTCAACACGTACGAGGCCAAGGTGAACCCGCTCAAGAACGCGCACCTCTCCGACATCTGCATCAGCACGTCGGCGGCGCCCACCTACTTTCCGGCGCACCACTTCACGACCCACGACCCCCTGGGCAAGCTGCCAGACCGTGAGTACCACCTCGTCGACGGTGGCGTGGCCGCCAACAACCCCACCATGGTCGCCATGTCCATGATCACCCAGGAGGTGATGCGCCGGAACCCGGACTTCACGCACGGCAAGCCCGCCGAGTACAGCAACTACCTCATCATCTCCATCGGCACCGGGACGGCCAAGCAGGCTGAGAAGTACACCGCGCCCGACTGCGCCAAGTGGGGCGTCCTCCGCTGGCTCAAAGACGGCCGCTTCACCCCGCTCCTCGACATCTTCTCCCATGCAAGCGCCGACATGGTCGACATCCACGCTGCCGTGCTGTTCCAGTCACTACGGGTCGAGAAGAACTACCTACGCATCCAGGACGACTCACTCACGGGGCACACGTCCTCGGTGGACATCTCCACCAAGGAGAACATGGAGGCGCTCATCGGGATCGGCAACAAGCTGCTCAAGATGAGCGTGGCCCGGGTGAACATCGACACGGGGATGTACGAGCCCGTCGACGACGAGGGCACCAACGAGGAAGCGCTCGCTCGTTTTGCCAAGAAGCTCTCCAACGAGCGCAAGCTGCGGCAAGCCAACCTCAACTCCCAATAG